In Gimesia benthica, a single window of DNA contains:
- a CDS encoding DUF4339 domain-containing protein yields MATEWFYKQSKEELGPYLFREMVEMVREECLLPETMVRPSYMDEWQRADSVPGLFYMSRKDPVTLPTVQSEETYSGDEYADENDLDTFLTESDIAESTDTIQPEQQLEHPGWLRRLLSLRNNKIPPVSVAPQREIHVDLSRPIAGSSELETDLDLLAGPDVDLDELNDDTETGAYSEETWSTTVNAAVERIDARAPNQEQAPPSRQKLPTINLSFLEHTAFRKLLLACALILCASLGIYAFVDWMGQGQLYFPLVGYTSPLLFIVYAACSFLAVIILCPLLAYFAAPYLRQGYRWGATLVMTNVTVFFLFNWSEKQNMIFPSRRPTEAKLIFPLVGECSSFAYWMYFVDSVIIVAVLTYFAAWWLEAHADDA; encoded by the coding sequence ATGGCAACTGAATGGTTTTACAAACAGTCTAAGGAAGAGTTGGGACCGTACCTGTTCCGTGAGATGGTGGAAATGGTACGCGAAGAGTGCCTGCTGCCCGAAACCATGGTGCGCCCCAGTTATATGGATGAGTGGCAACGGGCAGATTCTGTACCTGGCCTTTTTTATATGTCGCGCAAAGATCCGGTGACACTGCCGACAGTTCAATCGGAAGAAACGTACTCGGGGGACGAATATGCTGATGAAAATGACCTAGATACTTTTCTGACAGAATCAGATATAGCAGAGTCGACTGACACCATCCAGCCGGAACAACAGTTGGAACACCCCGGCTGGTTGAGACGACTGCTGTCCTTAAGAAACAATAAGATCCCCCCGGTTTCCGTCGCCCCCCAGCGGGAGATTCATGTCGATCTTAGCAGGCCCATCGCCGGCAGTTCGGAATTGGAAACCGATTTGGATTTACTTGCGGGACCAGACGTCGATTTAGATGAATTGAACGACGATACTGAAACCGGCGCTTATTCCGAAGAGACCTGGTCGACCACAGTGAATGCAGCTGTAGAGCGAATTGACGCTCGTGCTCCTAATCAGGAACAGGCTCCGCCTTCCCGACAAAAGCTTCCCACGATCAACTTATCCTTTCTGGAACATACCGCCTTTCGCAAACTGCTGCTTGCCTGTGCTCTCATCCTCTGTGCGAGCCTGGGAATTTATGCTTTTGTAGATTGGATGGGCCAGGGGCAACTCTATTTTCCCCTTGTGGGATATACTTCTCCCCTGTTGTTTATCGTCTATGCAGCCTGCTCATTTCTGGCGGTAATTATTCTGTGTCCCCTGTTAGCCTATTTTGCTGCGCCGTATTTACGCCAGGGATACAGATGGGGAGCAACGTTGGTGATGACAAACGTCACAGTTTTCTTTCTATTTAATTGGTCGGAAAAACAGAACATGATTTTTCCTTCGCGCAGACCGACTGAGGCTAAGCTGATCTTTCCGCTGGTTGGAGAATGCTCTTCCTTTGCTTACTGGATGTACTTTGTGGATTCTGTGATTATTGTCGCTGTGCTAACCTACTTTGCCGCCTGGTGGTTGGAGGCTCATGCGGATGATGCATAA
- a CDS encoding DUF1559 family PulG-like putative transporter: MMHKKSHFNPDKILPIFHPKNDYRSGFTIVELLVSTAVIGVLAALALPAIQTARNSARQVQCLNNMRNISLGILQATDTAGRFPACGYYGDGTPASVGAYRSWVVEILPFIDQSMIYDKWDVEKSYNDPVNKPLANTHIPVLTCPSDKTEVVGNGNLTYVVSSGVGFTTMRNGVHDCPVDTTQRKLDLNGNGITCNSSTSGDGTPSDREIFTQMGLFFNETWKGEIRSKRHHSMATITDGASNTMLVSENLRTGYNPKNPTDNWASPNPYLTSFFIGNPCLNGNCSSGNVDYNRSNSGASAINSGISQPEGSSPYPSSLHDGGVNVGLCDGRVQFISQNIDGKVYASLASPQGQSLEGSPLAQQIISGGEY; this comes from the coding sequence ATGATGCATAAAAAATCCCATTTCAACCCAGATAAAATCTTACCCATCTTTCATCCGAAGAACGATTACAGATCGGGTTTTACGATCGTAGAACTGTTGGTTTCTACTGCGGTGATTGGTGTTTTGGCGGCACTCGCTCTACCCGCTATTCAGACAGCACGCAATTCTGCCAGGCAAGTACAGTGTTTAAATAATATGCGGAATATCAGTCTTGGCATTTTACAGGCTACTGACACCGCAGGCCGTTTTCCGGCATGCGGTTACTATGGAGATGGAACTCCGGCTTCAGTTGGTGCCTATCGTAGCTGGGTTGTGGAAATTCTCCCTTTTATCGACCAATCGATGATATATGACAAATGGGATGTAGAAAAATCTTATAATGATCCAGTCAATAAACCGCTGGCAAATACTCACATTCCTGTTTTGACATGCCCATCTGACAAGACTGAAGTCGTCGGAAACGGAAATTTAACTTATGTTGTCAGTAGTGGAGTCGGTTTCACTACAATGAGAAACGGAGTCCATGATTGCCCCGTTGATACGACACAAAGAAAGTTAGACCTCAACGGAAATGGCATTACATGTAATTCCTCGACCAGTGGTGATGGGACACCATCAGATCGTGAGATTTTTACTCAAATGGGTTTGTTTTTTAATGAGACCTGGAAAGGTGAAATCAGATCAAAGCGTCACCATAGCATGGCGACAATCACTGATGGTGCTTCTAATACCATGCTCGTTTCAGAGAATCTTCGCACTGGATATAACCCTAAGAACCCTACAGATAACTGGGCATCTCCCAATCCTTATCTAACAAGTTTTTTCATTGGCAACCCTTGCTTGAACGGCAACTGTTCAAGTGGAAATGTAGATTACAATCGATCGAATTCAGGAGCGAGTGCCATTAATTCGGGTATCTCCCAACCTGAAGGATCATCTCCTTATCCCAGTTCCTTGCATGATGGAGGGGTCAACGTAGGACTTTGCGATGGGCGTGTACAATTCATCTCTCAAAATATTGATGGGAAGGTCTATGCTTCTCTGGCTAGCCCTCAAGGCCAATCATTGGAGGGAAGCCCTTTGGCACAGCAAATAATTTCGGGTGGAGAGTATTGA
- a CDS encoding glycosyltransferase family 39 protein, whose protein sequence is MFDESFSLKMTEFSFVDLWKHVSEDTHPPLSFILLKIWGILFGTSMFATRMFGVTFGITTIIGAYLFVKEAYSSSDELGHRDASPASLAALLTAAMIALSPLHISWSLIARMYSLGTTLTAFSSWFLMRALHKIKPGMRDWVLFTITTIALAYTHHFGLFIIAGQYCFAAGYLWFHKLNGSPRDRLANLKPVFISALIFFWVWQLVLLSFLDQTQRVNANFYTQPFQLRDVGHTFYQLFIFDKGFPQVMITGLIIAQAVFLGLVLLLLGRRPADIFIFIASTVTFLMAIIYSLTSRNVFKARYFMFAQILLFTAAAILICRIPNKFVRNITIVAVLGGMAFCSHWNYQHREMMADHPGMAAALTRYDSISKSTEPLIVCNPLLYTTAITCTKNRKRVFTYTRDRGQEYPFYQGSSVMLETDYVNSKMIDQMKTRWIWTLDESRWLKTKVPVSQEWKKIGETHYPDFNCELVLRLYERKQNSGTQQKIGLLEID, encoded by the coding sequence GTGTTTGATGAAAGCTTCTCACTGAAAATGACGGAGTTTTCTTTTGTGGATCTTTGGAAGCATGTCTCAGAAGATACGCACCCCCCTTTGTCTTTTATATTACTTAAAATATGGGGAATTTTGTTTGGGACTTCGATGTTTGCTACAAGGATGTTTGGAGTCACGTTTGGGATAACTACGATCATCGGCGCTTATCTGTTTGTCAAAGAAGCTTATTCTTCAAGTGATGAATTGGGGCATAGAGATGCAAGTCCAGCCTCTCTCGCTGCACTTTTGACAGCAGCTATGATTGCTTTAAGCCCACTCCATATTTCCTGGTCGCTGATCGCTCGGATGTATAGTTTGGGTACGACATTAACCGCTTTCTCAAGCTGGTTTCTGATGCGCGCTCTGCATAAAATAAAGCCGGGGATGAGGGATTGGGTTCTGTTTACAATAACAACTATCGCTTTAGCTTATACCCACCACTTTGGTCTCTTTATTATTGCGGGGCAATATTGTTTTGCCGCTGGTTACCTATGGTTTCACAAACTAAATGGAAGTCCACGGGACCGTCTTGCAAATTTAAAGCCGGTTTTCATTTCCGCTCTCATCTTTTTCTGGGTCTGGCAACTAGTGCTGCTGAGTTTTTTAGACCAGACCCAAAGAGTGAATGCAAACTTTTATACACAACCATTTCAATTGAGAGATGTGGGACATACTTTTTATCAACTTTTTATATTTGATAAAGGATTCCCGCAAGTAATGATCACTGGCCTGATCATTGCCCAGGCAGTCTTTCTAGGACTGGTATTGCTGTTATTGGGTCGTCGTCCAGCCGATATTTTCATTTTTATTGCATCTACAGTCACTTTTTTGATGGCAATCATTTACTCCTTAACATCGCGTAACGTATTTAAAGCACGTTATTTTATGTTCGCTCAAATATTATTGTTTACTGCCGCTGCAATATTAATATGCCGAATACCAAACAAATTCGTCCGAAATATCACAATAGTTGCAGTGTTAGGTGGTATGGCTTTCTGTAGCCACTGGAATTATCAACATCGGGAAATGATGGCAGACCATCCCGGAATGGCAGCAGCCCTCACAAGGTATGATTCCATTAGCAAGTCAACGGAGCCCCTCATCGTATGTAACCCTCTGCTCTATACGACGGCAATTACTTGCACAAAAAATCGCAAGCGAGTTTTCACATATACACGCGATCGTGGGCAGGAGTACCCTTTCTATCAAGGTAGCTCTGTTATGTTGGAAACAGACTATGTCAACTCAAAAATGATTGATCAAATGAAAACCCGTTGGATATGGACCCTTGATGAAAGCCGCTGGCTGAAGACAAAAGTCCCCGTTTCGCAGGAATGGAAAAAGATCGGGGAAACCCATTATCCTGACTTTAATTGTGAACTCGTATTGCGGCTTTATGAAAGAAAACAAAATTCGGGAACTCAGCAGAAGATTGGATTGTTAGAGATTGATTAG
- a CDS encoding SUMF1/EgtB/PvdO family nonheme iron enzyme, producing the protein MREVLILLAVVGLLIALLSPNILAMRESARIQQCEQNMKRLGTALYSYHDTHRCLPPAAIWGTQDMHSLALNASKQLDIFTRANWVLLLLPHLDKTELANSFDYNLPVAHEQNLQVRNSPLSLMRCPSDTYNSSENMHQFASADDSTIHFARGNYAINGGTHTGKIGYGSTASPSGDYSHLLIDQDSRKFQYWGNGVAGFNKTFSFGDLYNGRATLVALEEIRAGIHPIDPRGVWSWGHIGSSVTWAHGVNGDDYGPNNPWARSDDFIGCGKLHDILGVEKLVEEKMACVSYVDVNTQATSRSQHDGGVNVLFLDGTVKFISDKIDPGVWHVIHSRETPADILASDFDEHLNTVNELEDASEVNHASISEKPEQAPSDFLNSTDMKFVLIPKGSFIMGLPDDGNDYDLPPESPQHTVQITHPFYLGAYEVTQGDYEKIMGINPAFHQSTSEDTTSFPVEQVTWNDANEFCRRLSNTPTEKNAKRTYRLPTEAEWEYACRAGSEQPYAFSSVKSMDDTSGEAAGKTHPLPITKVGSYAPNAFGLYDMRGNVWEWCSDWFDRDYYSRSPLRDPQGPKHGYLKVVRGCDWIYVGEGCKINYPITVPWKHNPFIGFRIVCEMRRE; encoded by the coding sequence TTGCGCGAAGTTCTTATCTTATTGGCTGTTGTTGGGTTATTAATCGCTTTACTAAGCCCGAATATTCTTGCAATGCGAGAATCGGCCAGGATTCAGCAATGCGAACAAAACATGAAGCGACTAGGGACCGCCTTATATTCCTATCATGATACTCATCGATGTTTACCTCCCGCTGCTATCTGGGGCACGCAAGATATGCACTCTCTGGCATTAAATGCGAGCAAACAACTCGACATATTCACTCGTGCCAACTGGGTTCTCTTACTTCTCCCCCATTTAGATAAAACAGAATTGGCAAACTCATTTGACTACAATCTGCCAGTTGCTCATGAACAGAATCTCCAGGTACGAAATTCTCCCCTTTCGCTAATGCGATGTCCCAGTGATACATATAATTCTTCCGAAAACATGCATCAATTTGCATCAGCCGATGACTCAACCATTCATTTTGCTCGTGGAAATTATGCCATTAATGGAGGGACTCATACTGGAAAAATAGGATATGGGTCTACAGCATCTCCTTCAGGAGACTATTCTCATCTATTAATAGACCAGGACTCTCGTAAGTTCCAATATTGGGGAAATGGTGTAGCAGGTTTTAACAAGACATTTTCATTTGGTGATCTTTATAATGGCCGGGCAACCCTCGTAGCCTTGGAAGAAATTCGTGCTGGGATTCACCCGATCGATCCTCGAGGTGTATGGTCTTGGGGACATATTGGAAGCAGCGTCACTTGGGCACACGGTGTGAATGGAGATGACTATGGGCCGAATAATCCATGGGCTCGATCTGACGACTTTATCGGCTGCGGGAAATTACACGACATTCTTGGTGTAGAGAAACTTGTAGAGGAAAAGATGGCATGTGTTTCTTACGTCGATGTAAATACACAAGCCACTTCTCGTAGTCAGCACGATGGAGGTGTCAATGTCCTTTTTTTAGATGGGACTGTGAAATTTATTTCAGATAAGATTGATCCCGGTGTTTGGCATGTCATACATTCTCGTGAAACTCCTGCTGATATCCTGGCATCTGATTTTGACGAACATCTAAACACAGTCAATGAACTGGAAGATGCTTCTGAAGTTAATCATGCTTCAATTTCAGAAAAGCCTGAGCAAGCCCCGTCAGATTTTTTAAACTCAACAGACATGAAATTTGTTCTCATTCCTAAAGGGTCATTTATCATGGGATTGCCGGATGACGGCAACGATTACGACTTACCACCAGAATCCCCACAACACACAGTTCAGATCACACATCCGTTTTATCTTGGTGCCTATGAAGTGACCCAGGGCGATTATGAAAAAATCATGGGGATAAATCCTGCATTTCATCAATCCACTTCTGAGGACACAACATCTTTTCCTGTTGAGCAGGTAACCTGGAACGATGCAAATGAATTCTGCCGGCGACTTTCTAACACACCAACAGAGAAAAATGCCAAACGCACGTATCGGCTGCCTACCGAAGCAGAATGGGAATATGCATGCCGTGCTGGTTCTGAGCAACCCTATGCTTTCAGCTCAGTAAAAAGTATGGATGACACATCCGGTGAAGCTGCGGGTAAAACTCATCCACTCCCTATTACCAAAGTAGGGAGTTATGCTCCGAATGCATTTGGTTTGTATGATATGCGTGGGAATGTGTGGGAATGGTGCTCGGATTGGTTTGATCGTGATTATTATAGTCGCTCTCCTTTACGTGATCCTCAAGGTCCGAAACATGGGTATTTGAAAGTTGTGCGGGGATGTGATTGGATCTACGTGGGAGAAGGATGCAAAATCAATTATCCCATCACTGTTCCCTGGAAGCACAATCCATTTATTGGTTTTAGAATTGTATGCGAAATGAGAAGGGAATAA